One genomic segment of Candidatus Melainabacteria bacterium includes these proteins:
- a CDS encoding site-specific DNA-methyltransferase: MNKTKAPVQAEDLLKIINPKFTNIEDSYLSTSSYYLRETWRNTPRNWGHPMHGMASRSGSFPPALADYFISNFSNVGDLVLDPYSGKGTAPYQACLLDRAGFGVDVTPEAYVLTGAKINLIKHEEAVDYLKSIRFGVSETNIRDIPQDVKVFFSTKTLAQILVIKEKLLEDFNLDTSKIDYSNGVVFHEAKTKKEQCAQYWLGVLIGILHGSSSYSLSLPCSHSFSMAPTYTKNYARKHNLKKPDKNVIHCMIERSFYLQSAGIACVSGKAFLGKAQELPDSWEEKFDLIVTSPPYFTAQSYPWDNWLREWLLGFDFKEVRKQVTQTASYEKYSLAMYQFLREAYRVLKRGQRAFVVVGDVTKKSTSGKFIIKTSNIIAHEAKRVGFEVDLIINDDIPPTSRYNSSFLKTNQGLQIDRIVCLRKN, encoded by the coding sequence ATGAATAAAACAAAAGCACCTGTACAAGCAGAAGATCTTTTAAAAATCATTAATCCTAAATTTACAAACATTGAAGATTCTTATCTAAGCACTAGCAGTTACTACCTAAGAGAAACTTGGCGAAACACCCCTCGTAATTGGGGACATCCAATGCATGGCATGGCATCTAGGTCTGGTTCTTTTCCACCGGCATTGGCAGATTATTTTATAAGTAATTTTTCAAATGTTGGTGATTTAGTTTTAGATCCTTATTCAGGCAAAGGTACTGCTCCATACCAAGCATGTTTGTTAGATCGTGCTGGATTTGGAGTAGATGTAACACCTGAAGCATATGTTTTAACAGGAGCAAAAATAAATCTTATAAAACATGAAGAAGCAGTAGATTATTTAAAATCAATAAGATTTGGTGTGTCTGAAACAAACATTAGAGATATACCTCAAGATGTAAAAGTTTTCTTTTCAACTAAAACACTTGCTCAAATTCTTGTAATAAAAGAAAAACTTTTAGAAGATTTCAATCTTGATACAAGTAAGATTGACTATTCAAATGGTGTTGTCTTTCATGAAGCTAAAACAAAAAAAGAACAATGTGCACAATATTGGCTTGGAGTATTAATTGGTATTTTACATGGTTCATCAAGTTATAGTTTAAGCTTGCCTTGTTCTCATTCATTTTCAATGGCACCTACTTACACAAAAAACTATGCAAGAAAACATAATTTAAAAAAACCTGATAAAAATGTAATTCATTGTATGATTGAAAGATCTTTTTATCTTCAGAGTGCAGGTATTGCTTGTGTTTCAGGGAAAGCATTCCTTGGAAAAGCTCAGGAACTCCCGGATAGCTGGGAAGAAAAGTTTGATCTTATTGTTACTTCTCCTCCATATTTTACAGCTCAAAGTTATCCATGGGATAACTGGCTTCGTGAGTGGCTTTTAGGTTTTGACTTTAAAGAAGTAAGAAAACAAGTAACTCAAACTGCAAGCTATGAGAAATATTCTCTTGCAATGTATCAGTTTTTAAGAGAAGCTTATAGAGTTCTTAAAAGAGGCCAAAGAGCATTTGTAGTAGTAGGCGATGTGACTAAAAAATCCACTAGTGGGAAATTTATTATTAAGACAAGTAATATAATTGCTCATGAAGCAAAAAGAGTTGGTTTTGAAGTGGATTTAATTATTAACGATGACATTCCACCTACAAGCAGATATAATTCATCCTTTTTAAAAACGAATCAAGGATTACAAATAGATAGAATTGTTTGTTTAAGGAAGAATTAA